The following are from one region of the Mycobacteriales bacterium genome:
- a CDS encoding thiamine pyrophosphate-dependent enzyme: DQGAWDPNAHNFANYTIVIGAQTLHATGYAMGVQRDGAVGTGDPDRDTSVVAFFGDGASSQGDVNESFIFAASYNAPVVFFCQNNQWAISEPIERQSRIPLYQRANGFGFPGVRVDGNDVLAVYAVTQAALQYTREGNGPMLVEAYTYRMGAHTTTDDPTRYRMSEELEYWKLKDPIARLKVYLTRQGLADHAWFDEVEGEADEIGARLRDGCRALPDPTPLSIFDQVYAEQTAELAEQRDTFATYLASFEGAH, translated from the coding sequence CGACCAGGGTGCCTGGGACCCGAACGCGCACAACTTCGCCAACTACACGATCGTGATCGGCGCGCAGACGCTGCACGCGACCGGCTACGCGATGGGCGTCCAGCGCGACGGCGCGGTCGGCACCGGCGACCCGGACCGCGACACCAGCGTGGTGGCCTTCTTCGGCGACGGCGCCTCCTCGCAGGGCGACGTGAACGAGTCCTTCATCTTCGCTGCGTCGTACAACGCGCCGGTGGTCTTCTTCTGCCAGAACAACCAGTGGGCGATCTCGGAGCCGATCGAGCGCCAGTCGCGGATCCCCCTCTACCAGCGGGCGAACGGCTTCGGCTTCCCCGGCGTACGGGTCGACGGCAACGACGTGCTCGCGGTGTACGCCGTCACCCAGGCGGCGCTGCAGTACACCCGTGAGGGCAACGGCCCGATGCTGGTCGAGGCGTACACCTACCGGATGGGCGCGCACACGACCACCGACGACCCGACGCGCTACCGGATGAGCGAGGAGCTCGAGTACTGGAAGCTGAAGGACCCGATCGCCCGGCTGAAGGTCTACCTGACCCGGCAGGGGCTTGCCGACCACGCCTGGTTCGACGAGGTCGAGGGCGAGGCCGACGAGATCGGGGCACGTCTGCGTGACGGCTGCCGGGCGCTGCCCGACCCGACCCCGCTGAGCATCTTCGACCAGGTCTACGCGGAGCAGACAGCCGAGCTGGCCGAGCAGCGCGATACCTTCGCGACCTACCTCGCATCGTTCGAAGGGGCGCACTGA
- a CDS encoding alpha-ketoacid dehydrogenase subunit beta, protein MTKVTLAKALNAGIRKAMETDPKVLVMGEDVGKLGGVFRVTDGLQKDFGEDRVFDTPLAESGIIGTAIGLAIRGYRPVCEIQFDGFVYPAYDQIVSQLAKMHARSDGIVRLPVTIRIPFGGGIGAVEHHSESPEAYFAHTAGLKVVSCSNPVDAHFMVQQAIACDDPVIFFEPKRRYWEKAEVDMTAVPDPLWQARVVRPGTDVTLVAYGPMVKTCLDAATAVEGEGRSLEVIDLRSLSPLDFPVVLESVRRTKRLVVVHEAPSSVGLGAEIAARVSEELYYEMEAPVLRVTGYDTPYPPSRVEEDYLPDLDRVLHGVDRSLGF, encoded by the coding sequence ATGACGAAGGTGACTCTGGCCAAGGCCCTGAACGCCGGCATCCGCAAGGCGATGGAGACCGACCCCAAGGTGCTCGTGATGGGAGAGGACGTCGGCAAGCTCGGCGGCGTCTTCCGCGTCACCGATGGGCTGCAGAAGGACTTCGGCGAGGACCGCGTCTTCGACACCCCGCTCGCCGAGAGCGGCATCATCGGGACCGCGATCGGCCTCGCGATCCGCGGCTACCGACCGGTCTGCGAGATCCAGTTCGACGGCTTCGTCTACCCCGCCTACGACCAGATCGTGTCGCAGCTGGCGAAGATGCACGCCCGCTCCGACGGGATCGTTCGGCTGCCCGTGACGATCCGGATCCCCTTCGGTGGTGGCATCGGCGCGGTCGAGCACCACAGCGAGTCGCCCGAGGCCTACTTCGCCCACACCGCCGGGCTCAAGGTCGTGTCGTGCTCCAACCCGGTGGACGCGCACTTCATGGTCCAGCAGGCGATCGCGTGCGACGACCCCGTCATCTTCTTCGAGCCCAAGCGGCGCTACTGGGAGAAGGCCGAGGTCGACATGACGGCGGTGCCCGACCCGCTGTGGCAGGCCCGCGTCGTGCGGCCGGGCACCGACGTGACGCTGGTCGCCTACGGCCCGATGGTGAAGACCTGCCTCGACGCGGCCACGGCCGTCGAGGGCGAGGGGCGCTCGCTCGAGGTCATCGACCTGCGCTCGCTGTCGCCGCTGGACTTCCCGGTCGTCCTCGAGTCGGTGCGGCGCACCAAGCGGCTCGTGGTCGTCCACGAGGCCCCGTCGTCGGTGGGCCTCGGCGCGGAGATCGCGGCGCGGGTCAGCGAGGAGCTCTACTACGAGATGGAGGCCCCGGTGCTGCGCGTCACCGGCTACGACACCCCCTACCCGCCGTCGCGGGTGGAGGAGGACTACCTGCCCGACCTCGACCGGGTCCTGCACGGCGTCGACCGGTCGCTGGGGTTCTGA
- a CDS encoding dihydrolipoamide acetyltransferase family protein produces the protein MTRVRDFALPDLGEGLTEGEILQWMVQVGDTVTLNQPIVEVETAKAAVEVPSPFAGVVTALHHPAGATVDVGAVIISFDTDPGAGPLPVTAAASHDEVTEGLSTPAPASPAGAEGALIGEVGPTGRTATLVGYGPKSVTAVRRPRSGAAPVAAPPVEVAPPPPPATAARVSAAAVGQAAAQQAGAHPVLAKPPVRKLARDLGVDLATVVGTGPQGSVTRADVEAAADRSTFTATAPAAAVASYDPVTRERRVPVKGVRRMTAQAMVASAFTAPHVTEFITVDVTPTMELVQRLRALPDFDGVKVTPLLLVAKALLLAVRRNPDINATYVGEGDDAEIVVKDFVHLGIAAATPRGLLVPNIKDADSLTLVQLGRALQDLVATAREGRTTPADMARGTITITNVGVFGVDTGTPILNPGESAILCFGAVRPMPWVHEGEICIRQVTQLALSFDHRVVDGQLGSQFLADIARVLADPATALAWS, from the coding sequence ATGACGCGGGTCCGTGACTTCGCGCTGCCCGACCTCGGCGAGGGCCTCACCGAGGGCGAGATCCTGCAGTGGATGGTGCAGGTCGGTGACACCGTCACCCTCAACCAGCCGATCGTCGAGGTGGAGACCGCCAAGGCCGCGGTCGAGGTCCCGTCGCCCTTCGCCGGGGTCGTCACCGCCCTGCACCACCCGGCCGGCGCGACCGTCGACGTCGGCGCGGTCATCATCTCCTTCGACACCGACCCGGGAGCCGGCCCGTTGCCCGTGACGGCCGCCGCCTCTCACGACGAGGTGACCGAGGGCCTGTCGACCCCCGCGCCGGCCTCGCCTGCCGGGGCCGAGGGCGCCCTCATCGGTGAGGTCGGCCCGACCGGTCGCACCGCGACACTGGTGGGCTACGGACCCAAGTCGGTGACGGCAGTACGCCGCCCGCGGTCCGGCGCCGCCCCCGTCGCCGCGCCGCCCGTCGAGGTCGCTCCCCCGCCTCCTCCGGCCACCGCCGCGCGGGTCTCGGCGGCCGCGGTCGGCCAGGCCGCCGCCCAGCAGGCCGGCGCCCACCCGGTGCTCGCGAAGCCGCCGGTCCGCAAGCTCGCCAGGGACCTCGGGGTCGACCTCGCGACGGTCGTCGGCACCGGCCCGCAGGGCTCGGTCACCCGCGCCGACGTCGAGGCCGCGGCAGACAGGTCCACCTTCACGGCCACCGCGCCGGCAGCCGCAGTCGCGTCGTACGACCCTGTGACCCGGGAGCGCCGGGTGCCCGTCAAGGGGGTCCGCCGGATGACCGCGCAGGCGATGGTCGCGAGCGCCTTCACCGCGCCGCACGTCACGGAGTTCATCACTGTCGACGTCACCCCGACGATGGAGCTCGTGCAGCGGCTTCGGGCGCTGCCGGACTTCGACGGCGTCAAGGTCACGCCGCTGCTGCTGGTCGCCAAGGCGCTGCTGCTCGCGGTGCGCCGCAACCCCGACATCAACGCGACCTACGTCGGTGAGGGTGACGACGCGGAGATCGTGGTGAAGGACTTCGTCCACCTCGGCATCGCCGCGGCGACCCCGCGCGGGCTGCTCGTGCCCAACATCAAGGACGCGGACTCCCTAACCCTGGTGCAGCTCGGTAGGGCGCTGCAGGACCTCGTCGCGACCGCCCGTGAGGGGCGTACCACCCCGGCCGACATGGCGCGCGGCACCATCACGATCACCAACGTCGGCGTCTTCGGCGTCGACACCGGCACACCGATCCTCAACCCCGGGGAGTCGGCGATCCTGTGCTTCGGTGCGGTGCGACCCATGCCGTGGGTGCACGAGGGCGAGATCTGCATCCGGCAGGTGACCCAGCTTGCGCTGTCGTTCGACCACCGCGTCGTCGACGGCCAGCTCGGGTCGCAGTTCCTCGCCGACATCGCCCGGGTGCTCGCCGACCCCGCGACGGCTCTCGCCTGGTCGTGA